CCGGAGTCGTGGTCGGCCCGTTCCACGACGTCAACTTGCATTTGGAACGCGTGCTGTCGAAGTTGAAGGTGCCGACGGCGTCGTGGCACCATCCGGTCGATGACGATCCGCCACTGAAGGTTGATCGCGTGCTGCCTGACCACGAGGCGGGAGCTGGGATGCTGGTCGACGAGCTGGTCACCCGCGGTTGCAGGCGGATCGTCCAGATCGCGCCGAGATATTCGTCATTGCCGTGGTGGCCGATGCGGCGCGCTGGGTACGAGCAGGCGATGCGGCGTCACGACTTGCAAATCAGGCCACCCGTGGAAGTGCGACCGCCGTTGCACTGGGTGCCGCCCGACGCCCGCCCGAACGACTTTGACGAGGTAAGCCGGAACATCGCTGGTCATTTGATCGAGCAGCTAACCGGTCCGGACCGCGCTGACGCGTTGCTCGTCCCGGGTGACGCGCTTGTGCCGGTGGTTGCTCGTGCGTGTCGGCTGTTCGGCTTGGAGCCCAATCGCGACGTGCTTCTGGCGGGTTACGACAACCTGCTCGACGGGCATTGGGCGCTCGAGCACGAACCGACCCGGCCGATCGTGACCGTCGACAAGCACAACTTCGAGATCGGCCGCGGTCTTGTCCGGACGCTGACCGCTCGATTAGCCGGCGAGTTCGGGCCGATCGATGGCGATCCGCACACCGAGTTCGTCGAGCCGAAGCTCGTCTTTAACGAATCAAAGCGCGACTGACAGTCGGGGTGTCCCGGCGTCGAAGCGACTCACTGTGTCACCTTTTGGAGGAACCATGCTGAACAACACTCTCTCATCAACCGGTGGTCTGGCGGCCATCACCGCCGCGGCCGTCCTGGCGAGCTCATCGCTTTCCAACGCCGCAGTCGTCAACGTCGAGTACGACGCCTCGACGGTCACGAACGGTGACACCGTCTGGGTCAACAACGTCAACAGCGGGAGCCGCGATGCGAGCTTCGGCGCTGGCCTCGTGACGTCAGTCGGCGATCCGAGCCCGACCGGCATCGACGCGTCCGTGCTGTTCGACGGCAGCAACGTGGCCTCGATCGCGCCGTCGTTCAACCCGACGCCCGACACGGCCAGCATCGAGATCTGGTTCAAGCCCGCCCTCGCCGACGCGAGCAACTTCGTCGATGGCGTCCTCTTTGAGACCGGCGGAGCGGCTAAGGGATTAATGGTCGGCATCAACGGTGCAACCGACATCGCGAGCCCGACCAATCCGAACTCCATTGTCGCGGCAATCGGCGGAACGAGTTCAGCGGACGGCAAGCAGATTCTGAGCGTTCCGCTCGACATCTCGGCAGCGGACGACTTCGTCCATGTCGTACTAACGGTGGGTCCCGACGGCTCGAAGCTGTACGTCAACGGGGCGTTGGCTGATAGCAACGCCACCGTCAACGACGACTGGGCCGGCTCGAACTCGGGCGCTCTCGGTGGAACCGGTGGCGGTAACCTCGGTGCTGGCGGTGGCGTGGGCTTCACGGTCCTTCCAAGCAACAGCGACAACTTCGAAGGCGAGATCGGCCTGTTCCGCTTCTACGGACCCGACGATAACGACGTCGGCGTCCTGACCGCCCAGGAAGTCAACGATCTCTACCTGACCGTCGTCCCCGAGCCGTCGTCTGCCTTGATGGGCATCGTCGGCGCGGGACTGCTCGTCGCTCGTCGTCGCCGCGGCTAGGTGACCCATTGTTTTGGTCCGCTCGCGCC
This region of Planctomycetota bacterium genomic DNA includes:
- a CDS encoding LamG-like jellyroll fold domain-containing protein, producing MLNNTLSSTGGLAAITAAAVLASSSLSNAAVVNVEYDASTVTNGDTVWVNNVNSGSRDASFGAGLVTSVGDPSPTGIDASVLFDGSNVASIAPSFNPTPDTASIEIWFKPALADASNFVDGVLFETGGAAKGLMVGINGATDIASPTNPNSIVAAIGGTSSADGKQILSVPLDISAADDFVHVVLTVGPDGSKLYVNGALADSNATVNDDWAGSNSGALGGTGGGNLGAGGGVGFTVLPSNSDNFEGEIGLFRFYGPDDNDVGVLTAQEVNDLYLTVVPEPSSALMGIVGAGLLVARRRRG
- a CDS encoding LacI family DNA-binding transcriptional regulator, which produces NFEAATVHRDVLTVRVDRKTATDEKLWHERASELSRNVSGVVVGPFHDVNLHLERVLSKLKVPTASWHHPVDDDPPLKVDRVLPDHEAGAGMLVDELVTRGCRRIVQIAPRYSSLPWWPMRRAGYEQAMRRHDLQIRPPVEVRPPLHWVPPDARPNDFDEVSRNIAGHLIEQLTGPDRADALLVPGDALVPVVARACRLFGLEPNRDVLLAGYDNLLDGHWALEHEPTRPIVTVDKHNFEIGRGLVRTLTARLAGEFGPIDGDPHTEFVEPKLVFNESKRD